A genomic region of Manihot esculenta cultivar AM560-2 chromosome 15, M.esculenta_v8, whole genome shotgun sequence contains the following coding sequences:
- the LOC110601136 gene encoding uncharacterized protein LOC110601136 — translation MAKNRNKKKKDGAVSMDITEPTVSDIPQAMDTSGSVARKPASGFPYRNVRGRQMKRSKNVRKKKAIAKAISKNEQSVEKVLKNENKTARTQSAKLLYE, via the exons ATGGCGAAGAacagaaacaaaaagaagaaggacgGCGCCGTTTCAATGGACATCACGGAGCCCACTGTCTCAGATATCCCTCAAG CAATGGATACTTCAGGGTCTGTAGCTCGAAAACCAGCTTCTGGGTTTCCTTATAG AAACGTGAGAGGAAGACAAATGAAGAGATCAAAAAATGTTCGAAAGAAGAAAGCCATTGCAAAAGCTATATCAAAAAACGAGCAGTCTGttgagaaagttttgaagaatgAGAATAAAACAGCAAGAACTCAATCAGCAAAACTTCTGTACGAGTAA